GGGCACAGTGCAAAGCTTCTGGCAGGCATGTGGATTTTATGCAATAGTTGGCATAGGAGCTGCATCAATGTGGACACCTGTCATCACCCTTGTTCAGAGATGGTTTTCCATAAAAAGAAGGGGAATGGCACTTGGCATTTTATCAACAGGGTTTGGACTTGGTTTTGCTTCTATGGGGAAGTTGTTTCCTATTATAGTGGCTCGTTGGAATTGGCAGTATTGCTGGTATTTTTTAGGAATAGCAGCACTTTCAATGGTTGTAATTAATGCATTATTACTCCGGAGCAAGCCCGAGGATATGAAGCTCTTACCATGGGGTACACCACCTAACATTGAACCAGTTCTCAAGCAGGCTCCTCCAGACCAGAAGTTAAGGACAATTTATGGAGAAATCCTTACCACATCCCGTTTCTGGGTAATTGGTTCTTCTTATTTTCTTATCGCCGGTGCTCTTTACATTATAACTACCTACATGGTTGATTATGCAAGATATGAATTGGGATTTCCTTATGCAAAGGCCTCCTTTCTCGCAACAGTCCACGGGTTGGGCCAGATAATAGGTGTGCTTACCATATCCTTTGCTTCTGATTATATTGGAAGGCGCATGACGATTTTTCTATCGAACATCTTTATATCGGCAGGTATCGTGGGGGTGGTGCTTTCAGGTGCAAATACATATGCATTGATTGCCAGTATCGGTGTTGTCGGTGCCTTTTATGGTGCAACCTTTCCGATGTATGCTGCCAGTGGAGGGGATTACTTTAGAAAGGAAATTATGGGAACTGTAATAGGGGCATTGACGTTATTATACGGCACAGGGGCAATCATTGCTAACAGGATGGCAGGTCATATAAGGGATGTTACCGGATCATTCCATATTCCTTTTATAATAGCCATTGTAGCAGCCCTATGCGCCTCTATACTTATGCTTTTTGTGAGAAAAGAGATTGTTTCTCAACAATGAGAATAGAATGTAGCAGCTACGTAATTCTTACCCGAGCCTCTTTTTGAATCTTAAAGCGCTCAGGGAGAGGATCGCCATACCGAGGACAAAGAGGGCCGCTATCTGGGGCCAGAGCACGCTTATACCGATACCCTTGAGGAAAATACCCCGCACGATGACGAGGAAATACCTGAGGGGACTCAGATAGGTGATATACTGGAATATCTCCGGCATGGTCTCGATGGGGGTAGCAAAACCGGAGAGGAGTATGGCAGGCTGGAAAAAGAAGAACGTTGCCATTAAAGCCTGCTGCTGGGTTTTCGATATGGTTGAAATGAAAAGCCCTATGCCCAGTACAGATAGGAGGTATACTCCGGTGCATAATACGAGCAAAAGGAGTGCCCCTTTGATAGGTACATTAAACCAGAAAACCCCGAAGAACGTAACGAGGGACATATCGAAGAACCCGATGGCGCCAGCAGGAATTGTCTTCCCGAGTATAAGTTCTACTGGCGTAATAGGCGTCACCATGAGCTGTTCCATGGTGCCCACCTCTCTTTCCCTCACCACAGACATGGATGTGTGTATAAGGCATGTAAGCATGATTATTAAGGCTATCACTCCAGGCACCATATAGTTCCGGCTTCTGAGATCCGGGTTGTACCAGACCCTCGTGCGGAAATCGATCGTTGAGAGTGTTGTCTTTATCCATTGTCCCATCAAGTCCCTTGAATATTTAGCGATAATGGTGTTCACATAACCCATGGCAATAAGGGCTGTATTCGAGTCCGTACCATCTACAATCACCTGAATCTCTGTCGGGATACCCCTTTTCAGGTCTTTTCCAAAACCCCTGTTTATCTGTATAGCACAAAGGGCCTTCCCTCTATCGATCAACTCTCTTATTTCCACGGCAGACCCTGGAGCGTATGTGATAGTAAAGTAGCCGGAGGACTCAAGCCTCCTCACAAGCTCCCTGCTCTCGAATGACTTATCGAGGTCATAAAGGGCGGTAGAGATGTTATTAACGTCCATAGTTGCCACATAGCCAAATATAAAGAGCTGGATTAGGGGAGGAATAAATAGAAAAATTATTGTTCTTTTGACCCTGAATGCATGGATGAATTCCTTAATGACAAGGTTCTTCACACGTTCATACATGGTCAATCAATCCTCTTGTGGAACTTTCTGTTTGCAGCTGCAAAAACCACTACAGCGAATAACGTCAGCAAAAGTGTCTCAAATATGAGGAGTTTCAACCCGCTTCCTTTTAGAAATATCCCTTTCAGGATGGTCACAAGGTATCGTGCCGGGACGAAATACGTGATGATTTGTAAAGGCTTCGGCATGTTCGATATGCTGAAGATGAAACCGGAGAGCAAAAAGGCAGGGAGAAAGGAGCTGAGTATTGCTATATGGCTTGCATCAAGCTGGGTTCTGGCAACGATTGATACAAGTATACCGAAACTTAAGCCTCCAAACAGGAAGATACTCGAAAGGACGAGGAGCAGAGGGATACTGCCCCTTAAGGGGACATCAAATAGAAGAGTACTCATCAGAACAGACAGCACCGTGTCAATGAAACCGATCAAAAAATAGGGGATGAGCTTACCGGTAATCAGCTCCGGTTTCTTTACAGGAGTGGATATCAACTGTTCCATGGTCCCCCTGTCCCACTCCTTGGCAATGGTAAGGGACGT
This portion of the Pseudomonadota bacterium genome encodes:
- a CDS encoding MFS transporter, with amino-acid sequence GIRLGYGVVLPEMIRTLGFTRRQAGDIFNAYLFAYICFSPFTGYLTDRLGARRIISLFGILLGSGTLLMGTVQSFWQACGFYAIVGIGAASMWTPVITLVQRWFSIKRRGMALGILSTGFGLGFASMGKLFPIIVARWNWQYCWYFLGIAALSMVVINALLLRSKPEDMKLLPWGTPPNIEPVLKQAPPDQKLRTIYGEILTTSRFWVIGSSYFLIAGALYIITTYMVDYARYELGFPYAKASFLATVHGLGQIIGVLTISFASDYIGRRMTIFLSNIFISAGIVGVVLSGANTYALIASIGVVGAFYGATFPMYAASGGDYFRKEIMGTVIGALTLLYGTGAIIANRMAGHIRDVTGSFHIPFIIAIVAALCASILMLFVRKEIVSQQ
- a CDS encoding ABC transporter permease, yielding MYERVKNLVIKEFIHAFRVKRTIIFLFIPPLIQLFIFGYVATMDVNNISTALYDLDKSFESRELVRRLESSGYFTITYAPGSAVEIRELIDRGKALCAIQINRGFGKDLKRGIPTEIQVIVDGTDSNTALIAMGYVNTIIAKYSRDLMGQWIKTTLSTIDFRTRVWYNPDLRSRNYMVPGVIALIIMLTCLIHTSMSVVREREVGTMEQLMVTPITPVELILGKTIPAGAIGFFDMSLVTFFGVFWFNVPIKGALLLLVLCTGVYLLSVLGIGLFISTISKTQQQALMATFFFFQPAILLSGFATPIETMPEIFQYITYLSPLRYFLVIVRGIFLKGIGISVLWPQIAALFVLGMAILSLSALRFKKRLG